From Spirochaetaceae bacterium, one genomic window encodes:
- a CDS encoding phytanoyl-CoA dioxygenase family protein: MDTRNTNERSELAGARLAGADWRALTAGERIRCLELEGYLVLPGLLAPEQIAAIGAELAALPLTATDYSPHKQTADDLLGRDMPHTMATIALPPTVAFLERLFGDEVLCTSVSYQLCEPGHPGIAIHTDALPYGSRASGNLSSPVLMRVLYYLDDLTPECSPFKVVPRSHLSVHADANPYNRFLRHAEEVMVTCTAGSAVVINQKVFHGNYPNFSTRDRRMLAISYRPAWAGPVTEVAPWHPDQLATLPPEARRLFRDPNTRRIDLDVQNRPRDLDGNGAGIAPSRWNADT, encoded by the coding sequence ATGGACACCCGCAACACCAACGAACGCAGCGAGCTGGCCGGCGCGCGCCTGGCCGGCGCCGACTGGCGCGCGCTGACCGCAGGCGAGCGGATCCGCTGCCTGGAGCTGGAGGGGTACCTGGTGCTGCCCGGCCTCCTGGCGCCGGAGCAGATCGCCGCCATCGGCGCGGAGTTGGCGGCGCTGCCGCTCACCGCCACCGACTACTCGCCGCACAAGCAGACCGCGGACGACCTGCTCGGGCGCGACATGCCGCACACCATGGCGACCATCGCGCTGCCGCCCACGGTCGCGTTCCTGGAGCGTCTGTTCGGAGACGAGGTGCTGTGCACCTCCGTCAGCTACCAACTCTGCGAACCCGGCCACCCAGGCATCGCCATCCACACCGATGCCCTGCCCTACGGCTCGCGCGCCTCCGGCAACCTCAGCTCGCCGGTGCTGATGCGCGTGCTCTACTACCTCGACGATCTCACCCCCGAGTGCTCGCCGTTCAAGGTGGTGCCGCGCTCGCACCTCTCGGTGCATGCCGACGCCAACCCATACAACCGCTTCCTGCGCCACGCCGAAGAGGTGATGGTCACCTGCACGGCGGGCTCCGCCGTGGTGATCAACCAGAAAGTGTTCCACGGCAACTACCCCAACTTTTCCACTCGCGACCGCCGCATGCTGGCCATCTCATATCGACCGGCATGGGCCGGGCCGGTGACCGAGGTCGCCCCGTGGCACCCCGACCAACTCGCGACGCTGCCGCCGGAGGCGCGCCGCCTGTTCCGCGACCCCAACACCCGGCGCATCGACCTCGACGTGCAGAACCGGCCCCGCGACCTCGACGGCAACGGAGCCGGCATCGCTCCGTCACGCTGGAACGCGGACACCTAG